A single genomic interval of Corvus cornix cornix isolate S_Up_H32 chromosome 1, ASM73873v5, whole genome shotgun sequence harbors:
- the COPS7A gene encoding LOW QUALITY PROTEIN: COP9 signalosome complex subunit 7a (The sequence of the model RefSeq protein was modified relative to this genomic sequence to represent the inferred CDS: inserted 1 base in 1 codon) yields the protein MAAEGKVXGQSQEQFLLLAKAARGAALASLIHQVLEAPGIYVFGELLDMPAVRELADSEFSPVFRLLTIFAYGTYADYLAEAANLPPLTEAQKNKLRHLSVVTLAAKIKCIPYSVLLEQLQLKNVRQLEDLVIEAVYADVLRGSLDQRNQRLEVDYSIGRDIRREELSTITRTLQEWCQGCEVVLSGIEEQVSRANQHKEQQLALKQQIESEVANLKKTIKVTTAAAAAATSQDPEQHLTELREPAPGTNQRQASKKTSKAKGLRGSAKIWSKSN from the exons aTGGCGGCCGAGGGGAAGG AcgggcagagccaggagcagttcctgctgctggccaaggcgGCCCGCGGCGCCGCGCTCGCCAGCCTGATCCACCAGGTGCTGGAGGCCCCGGGCATCTACGTGTTCGGGGAGCTGCTGGACATGCCCGCCGTCCGCGAG CTGGCCGACAGCGAGTTCTCCCCCGTGTTCCGCCTCCTCACCATCTTCGCCTACGGCACCTACGCGGACTACCTGG CTGAAGCAGCAAACCTCCCTCCCTTGACAGAGGCCCAGAAGAACAAACTGAGGCACCTGTCAGTTGTCACTCTGGCTGCCAAGATCAAG TGCATCCCCtactcagtgctgctggagcagttaCAGCTGAAGAACGTCCGGCAGCTGGAGGACCTGGTGATTGAGGCTGTGTATGCAGATGTGCTGCGAGGGAGCTTGGATCAGCGGAACCAGCGCCTGGAGGTGGATTACAGCATTGGGAGGGACATCCGGAGGGAGGAGCTTAGCACCATCACCCGCACATTGCAGGAGTG GTGCCAGGGCTGCGAGGTTGTCCTGTCGGGCATCGAAGAGCAGGTCAGCCGGGCCAACCAGCACAAAGAGCAACAGCTGGCCCTGAAGCAGCAGATAGAGAGCGAG GTGGCAAACCTGAAGAAGACCATTAAAGTGACAACAGCAGCCGCTGCAGCAGCCACATCCCAAGACCCAGAGCAGCACCTCACGGAGCTCAGGGAGCCGGCCCCTGGCACCAACCAGCGCCAGGCGAGCAAGAAAACCTCCAAAGCCAAAGG GCTCCGGGGCAGCGCGAAGATTTGGTCTAAATCAAACTAG